In Candidatus Dormiibacterota bacterium, the genomic stretch GACGATGAAAAGAAGTTGCGCGACGCGATCGATGCGCTCCAACTTCGGGTCGAAGGCGATCTTCGGCGTGAGGTACAGGGCAATATCAAGCGCCTGATGGACATCGGCTGCTATCGCGGCCTGCGTCACCGGCGCGGCCTCCCGGCCCGCGGTCAGCGAACCAAGACCAACGCGCGTACCCGCAAGGGACCCAAACGCACGGTGGCCGGTAAGAAGAAGGTCACCAAGAAGTAGAACGCTCTGCGGGCTCGGCAACTGCCGGGCCCGAATCGTTTCTCGTGATCTATATCGGGACGTGCGGGTTTGCTTATCGCGACTGGATCGGTTCGTTCTACCCGCCCAAGACCAAGCCCGACGAAATGCTGGGCTACTACGCCCGGCGTTTCACCGCCGTCGAGATCGACGCCACGTACTACGGCGTTCTCGACCGGCGTTCCGTGCAGCGCATGGACGCGCGGACGCCCGACGGCTTTCGATTCAGCTTCAAGGCTCCTAAAAGCCTCACGCACGCCCCCGGCGCGGCCGAGGCGCCGAGCGACGAACTGACGCGATTTATCGAGAGCCTAGCCCCGGTCGCGGCTTCCGGAAAACTCGCGAGCGTGCTGCTGCAATTTCCGCCGGCGTTTCTACCGACCCCGCGAAACCACGACTATCTCAAACGCGTGGCCGCCTGGTTGCGCGGCGTGCCGCTCGTGGCGGAATTTCGCGAAGCGGCGTGGCAGACCGGCGAAACGCTGGCGTTGTTGCGCGCGCTGCACGTCGGTTGGTGTAATCTCGATATGCCCTCGCTGGAATCGTTGCTAGCGCCCTCGACCGATGCGACCTCGCCGGTCGGGTACGTGCGGTTTCACGGCCGCAACGCCGAACGGTGGTTGACCGGCGATCGAATCACCCGTTACGCGTACGCCTATAGCCGCGAAGAACTCGAACCGTGGCGGGAGCGCCTTCTCGCCATCGCCGCGCACACGCAAGCGACGTATGCGTTTTTCAACAATCATGCGCGTGGAGGTGCGGCGCGCGATGCTGCGACACTCGAGAGCCTGCTCGAAGCCCGGTGCCCGGGCGAGGATAACGTGCTTGCCCGCGCTCCGGGAGGGAACCCCGAACAGCGCGCGCTACCCGGCTTCTCATGAACGCGGTGATTACGGCCGGCGGGCGCATCGACGGAGCGTATGCCGCGGCGGCGGGTACGGCCATTAAAGCACTGGCCCCGGTTCGCGGCGCGCCGATGATCGAACGCGTGGTGGAAGCGGTGCGCGGTGCGGGTATCGATCGCATCGCGATGGTGGGCCCCGCAGCGGTGCGCGACGCGTGCGCGGAGCGCGTCGATCGATTCATCGACGAAGGGGTGACCGGCAGCCAGAACGTGCAGTTCGCGCTTCGCTCGTGGGCCGACGACGAGCCGCTCCTATACGTCACGAGCGATCTGCCGTATATA encodes the following:
- the rpsM gene encoding 30S ribosomal protein S13, whose protein sequence is MARIAGIDLPREKRIEIALTYIYGIGPTTASKLLARAGISPDLRVKEMGEDDEKKLRDAIDALQLRVEGDLRREVQGNIKRLMDIGCYRGLRHRRGLPARGQRTKTNARTRKGPKRTVAGKKKVTKK
- a CDS encoding DUF72 domain-containing protein, whose product is MIYIGTCGFAYRDWIGSFYPPKTKPDEMLGYYARRFTAVEIDATYYGVLDRRSVQRMDARTPDGFRFSFKAPKSLTHAPGAAEAPSDELTRFIESLAPVAASGKLASVLLQFPPAFLPTPRNHDYLKRVAAWLRGVPLVAEFREAAWQTGETLALLRALHVGWCNLDMPSLESLLAPSTDATSPVGYVRFHGRNAERWLTGDRITRYAYAYSREELEPWRERLLAIAAHTQATYAFFNNHARGGAARDAATLESLLEARCPGEDNVLARAPGGNPEQRALPGFS